From a region of the Apis mellifera strain DH4 linkage group LG2, Amel_HAv3.1, whole genome shotgun sequence genome:
- the LOC408675 gene encoding probable 39S ribosomal protein L24, mitochondrial, whose translation MRLISTLFGKMGEWSKKYANLPDRYIDRITERVYWKPPPGKPQFLPRKIVSRKKLHFSIHRPWTTSFSIENWFKKRREYIPIEPIKDWSFFRGDRVEVLTGPDKGKQGIVQDIIQERNWIIVQGLNTKAIIRGKKNDFPGVCLRVEQPLLVTRDVQLVDPFDLKGTFIEWRYTEEGKRVRVSSRTGRIIPIPISSKETVDYKSPELYIEQPKDTIESNVKELTFEGKLKTFEMDIMDKMGIKENRKPKKYYWY comes from the exons atgagactCATAAGTACGTTATTTGGAAAGATGGGTGAATGGtctaaaaaatatgcaaatttacCAGATCGTTATATAGATCGTATTACAGAACGT gtaTATTGGAAACCTCCACCCGGTAAACCGCAATTTCTTCCACGTAAAATAGtatcaagaaagaaattgcATTTTTCTATACATCGTCCCTGGACTACAAGTTTCAGTATAGAAAATTGGTTTAAAAAACGCCGAGAATATATTCCAATTGAACCTATAAAAGATTGGAGTTTTTTCCGTGGAGATCGT gtaGAGGTATTAACTGGTCCAGATAAGGGAAAACAAGGAATAGTGCAAGATATTATTCAGGAAAGAAATTGGATTATTGTACAAGGATTAAATACGAAGGCAATAATACgtggaaaaaagaatgattttcCAGGAGTTTGTCTACGCGTGGAACAACCATTATTAGTTACTAGAGATGTACAATTAGTTGATCCTTTTGATTT aaaaggaACTTTTATAGAATGGAGATATACAGAAGAGGGAAAACGAGTGAGAGTATCTAGTAGAACTGGTAGAATTATCCCAATTCCTATAAGTAGCAAAGAAACTGTAGATTATAAATCTCCAGAATTATATATCGAGCAACCTAAAGATACTATCGAAAGTAATGTAAAGGAATTAACATTCGAA ggaaaattgaaaacatttgAAATGGATATTATGGATAAAATGGgtattaaagaaaatcgcaaaccaaagaaatattattggtattaa